The Candidatus Nanohalococcus occultus genome contains a region encoding:
- a CDS encoding DUF63 family protein has translation MSVVSAVKSFLAQKFWRPVADESVYYNPFNTAVYSLAFAAAAAYIGKPLLEKLDVELNRKFFLSIAPYIFLGGAARSLKDANIVNTILLETPFIYLMLFGFTTAVLLGSLKIEEYSSLSYSKVFGSIGLISLIAVLSAYSYPNPLVFVETGLIFAPLAFLSIYGPRVLGSDIDTYSFGIPVSAHFFDASTSFVALSRGAAEKHVLANYFIDLMGPAGMFVMKALIVIPAVYIICMDMEGDERRYYLFLIAVLGFALGTRNIISAAVVG, from the coding sequence ATGAGTGTTGTCTCCGCGGTTAAAAGCTTTCTAGCTCAGAAGTTCTGGAGACCTGTAGCGGACGAGTCAGTCTACTACAACCCTTTCAATACCGCGGTTTATTCACTGGCGTTCGCAGCCGCAGCTGCCTACATAGGCAAGCCTTTACTGGAAAAACTGGATGTCGAACTCAATAGAAAGTTCTTTCTATCCATAGCACCCTATATATTTCTTGGAGGCGCAGCCAGATCGCTTAAAGACGCTAATATAGTTAATACAATACTTCTAGAGACTCCGTTCATCTATCTAATGCTTTTCGGCTTTACGACAGCAGTTTTACTCGGTTCCCTGAAAATCGAGGAGTATTCGAGTCTTAGCTACAGCAAGGTTTTCGGTTCAATCGGCCTTATCAGCCTCATCGCCGTACTAAGTGCTTACAGCTACCCAAACCCGTTGGTATTTGTCGAAACCGGTTTGATTTTCGCCCCACTGGCTTTTCTATCGATTTACGGCCCGAGAGTTTTGGGATCAGATATAGACACTTATTCTTTCGGCATACCGGTATCCGCTCATTTTTTCGATGCCTCGACCAGTTTCGTAGCTCTGTCTCGTGGTGCGGCAGAGAAACACGTCTTAGCCAACTATTTTATCGATTTAATGGGGCCGGCAGGGATGTTCGTGATGAAGGCGCTGATCGTGATACCTGCTGTCTACATTATATGTATGGACATGGAAGGCGACGAGAGACGTTACTATCTTTTCCTGATCGCAGTTCTAGGATTTGCTCTTGGAACCCGGAATATTATTTCGGCAGCCGTAGTTGGCTGA
- a CDS encoding mRNA surveillance protein pelota produces MKLLKTNRGDGYARIRVENEDDLWQLEGIIGKGDRVRALTQRTKIDGREKKTLNLTVRAEKIELQNDRLRVTGEIQQAGEEVEHGYHTLNIEDDDEFELWKDFSDSEWEHLKEAEAKQSYEVLFCIVESGQADLYLVRESGVQDLSKLSENVPGKMYGDQKEGSFRNELKQVLERSGKEVDNLVLAGPGFEKQKIYDLLKQEIQQKTLVQDTSVTGQTGFQEAVKRGALKQVVEGSRIEEETNDLEEFFDELRGDGNADYGVERIKELAEMGAVEKLLITVPTFRDNQELVKKVEQAGGSVKRVHTDHEPGERLENLGGAAALLRFKP; encoded by the coding sequence ATGAAACTACTGAAAACCAATCGAGGAGACGGTTACGCCAGGATACGTGTGGAAAATGAAGACGATCTCTGGCAGCTTGAAGGCATTATAGGCAAGGGAGACCGGGTCCGGGCGCTCACTCAGCGAACCAAGATCGATGGACGGGAGAAAAAAACCTTGAACCTGACAGTTCGAGCGGAGAAAATAGAGTTACAGAACGACCGACTCCGGGTTACCGGGGAGATCCAGCAGGCCGGAGAGGAAGTCGAACACGGCTACCACACCCTGAATATTGAAGACGACGATGAGTTCGAACTCTGGAAAGACTTTTCCGATAGCGAGTGGGAGCATTTGAAGGAAGCCGAGGCCAAACAGTCCTACGAAGTTCTTTTCTGTATAGTTGAATCCGGTCAGGCCGATCTCTACCTGGTAAGAGAATCGGGAGTTCAGGACCTCTCGAAGCTAAGTGAAAACGTTCCCGGGAAGATGTATGGCGACCAGAAAGAAGGAAGTTTCCGCAACGAGTTAAAGCAGGTCTTGGAAAGAAGCGGAAAAGAAGTCGATAACCTCGTCCTGGCAGGCCCTGGATTCGAAAAACAGAAGATCTACGATCTTTTGAAACAAGAAATACAGCAGAAAACCCTGGTCCAAGACACCTCGGTTACCGGGCAAACCGGTTTCCAGGAGGCTGTAAAGCGCGGAGCGTTAAAACAGGTCGTGGAAGGCTCCCGGATAGAAGAGGAGACAAATGACCTAGAAGAGTTTTTCGATGAGTTACGCGGCGATGGAAACGCAGATTACGGCGTCGAGCGAATAAAGGAGCTTGCGGAAATGGGAGCGGTAGAAAAACTCCTGATAACAGTTCCAACCTTCAGAGACAACCAAGAACTCGTCAAAAAAGTCGAACAAGCCGGCGGATCGGTAAAAAGAGTTCACACAGATCACGAACCCGGCGAACGCCTCGAGAACCTGGGAGGAGCGGCCGCACTCCTACGTTTCAAGCCTTAA
- a CDS encoding S1C family serine protease translates to MNLRESDQSFFAIASILLLLGAVAGGTVAYVHAQQQMDRLEDRFEDSKTTKVIHYNDSQGFSHIFEDVEGSVVSIRAYGDAQAQGSGFVYTENGYIVTNEHVVDNADSVEVVFSSGRAFNARKIGADPYSDLAVLKVSRRNLEPLELGNLSTVDVGQPTVAIGNPFGLPGTMTAGIVSQKGRTLPVQGGFSIPNVLQTDAAINPGNSGGPLLNAEGKVIGVNTAIETNTGTFSGVGFAIPVSSVKNIVPQMIEEGEFDHPWIGVEGIDVNSEIANKMDLEDTRGFLVLDVVEGSPADQAGLRAGNQTTDINERQMVIGGDVIVAINDREVGGINDILQYLAVETEVGQTVNMTVVRDGQRVEVPLTLAARSER, encoded by the coding sequence ATGAATCTCCGTGAATCTGATCAAAGTTTTTTCGCTATCGCCTCCATCTTGCTGCTCTTAGGAGCTGTAGCAGGCGGCACAGTCGCTTACGTACATGCCCAACAGCAGATGGATCGACTTGAAGACAGGTTCGAGGACTCGAAAACAACGAAGGTAATACATTATAATGACTCACAGGGATTTTCCCATATATTTGAAGATGTAGAAGGCTCGGTTGTGTCAATAAGAGCTTACGGAGACGCACAGGCACAGGGAAGCGGTTTTGTGTACACAGAAAATGGTTATATTGTAACAAATGAACACGTAGTAGATAACGCGGACAGTGTGGAAGTCGTATTTTCCAGCGGACGCGCATTCAATGCTCGAAAAATTGGAGCCGACCCTTACAGCGATCTAGCTGTCTTGAAGGTTTCAAGACGAAACCTTGAGCCTCTTGAGCTAGGAAATCTCTCAACAGTGGATGTAGGCCAGCCTACCGTTGCTATAGGGAATCCATTTGGACTTCCTGGCACAATGACGGCTGGAATTGTCTCGCAGAAAGGCAGAACTCTTCCGGTACAGGGAGGTTTCTCCATACCAAATGTTTTACAGACAGATGCCGCGATCAACCCTGGTAACTCTGGAGGACCTCTTTTGAACGCAGAAGGTAAGGTTATAGGTGTAAACACGGCGATAGAAACCAATACAGGTACTTTCTCCGGAGTAGGATTCGCCATACCGGTTAGCTCGGTTAAAAATATCGTGCCTCAGATGATAGAGGAAGGAGAGTTCGATCATCCGTGGATAGGAGTGGAAGGCATAGATGTGAACTCGGAGATAGCTAATAAAATGGATTTAGAGGATACGCGCGGTTTCCTGGTTCTTGATGTTGTCGAAGGAAGCCCGGCTGATCAAGCAGGTCTCCGAGCCGGCAACCAGACCACAGACATTAATGAGCGTCAAATGGTTATCGGAGGCGATGTCATAGTTGCTATAAACGACAGAGAAGTCGGCGGGATAAACGATATCCTACAGTATCTGGCGGTTGAGACGGAGGTAGGTCAGACGGTTAACATGACTGTGGTGCGTGATGGGCAGCGGGTTGAGGTTCCGTTGACGCTTGCTGCTCGTTCAGAACGTTAA
- a CDS encoding thermonuclease family protein gives MASGCIASQEATVVDVADGDTVDVRFNGSVETVRLIGVDTPEIHTEVSPEEFNVPDTEEGRRCLSNWAEKASRKAKKLEAQEVRLAHNGERGTYGRLLGYLYVENRSTSFNYMLVEEGYARVYESRFKQRSLFLEAQTRAKLNNRGVWSCN, from the coding sequence ATGGCGTCTGGCTGTATAGCAAGCCAGGAAGCCACTGTTGTCGACGTAGCTGATGGCGACACTGTTGATGTCCGTTTCAACGGATCTGTGGAGACTGTCCGGCTTATAGGCGTCGATACTCCTGAAATACATACTGAAGTATCTCCTGAAGAGTTCAACGTGCCTGATACCGAAGAAGGCAGACGCTGTCTGTCAAACTGGGCGGAAAAAGCATCGAGGAAAGCAAAGAAACTGGAAGCTCAGGAAGTCAGATTGGCTCACAACGGCGAGCGCGGAACTTACGGCCGACTACTGGGTTATCTCTACGTTGAGAATCGCTCAACGTCTTTTAACTACATGCTAGTGGAAGAAGGTTACGCTCGGGTCTACGAGTCGCGTTTCAAACAGAGATCTCTGTTTCTTGAAGCCCAGACCAGAGCAAAGTTGAATAATAGAGGAGTCTGGAGCTGTAATTAA
- a CDS encoding thymidine kinase — MFSLMSSGRIEVITGAMFSGKTRELISRAERAEIAGNSIKAFKPSIDDRYEEEKISSHVGRSLEAEVLEPEEDLAENFEDLKEDVVIIDEANFFPDELVEVCQNLAEGGKRVILAGTDQTFRGEPFPPLPKLCAIAEEVEKLNAVCVKCGGVATRNQRLVDGEPAEKDSPTILVGAEESYEARCRHCHELR, encoded by the coding sequence ATCTTTAGCTTGATGTCCTCTGGACGAATAGAAGTGATTACAGGAGCGATGTTTTCAGGTAAAACCCGGGAGCTTATCTCAAGAGCTGAACGCGCCGAGATCGCAGGCAACTCCATCAAAGCGTTCAAACCTTCGATCGATGACCGATACGAGGAAGAAAAGATCAGCTCACATGTCGGAAGAAGCCTGGAAGCCGAAGTTCTGGAACCGGAAGAAGATCTCGCTGAAAACTTCGAAGACCTCAAGGAAGATGTCGTAATCATCGATGAAGCTAACTTCTTCCCGGATGAACTTGTAGAGGTATGCCAGAACCTCGCAGAGGGAGGAAAACGCGTTATATTAGCAGGAACTGACCAGACGTTCCGTGGAGAGCCGTTCCCGCCACTACCAAAGCTTTGTGCTATCGCAGAAGAAGTCGAGAAACTGAATGCGGTATGTGTAAAATGCGGTGGCGTTGCCACCAGAAACCAACGTCTAGTTGATGGAGAGCCTGCTGAGAAAGACTCTCCGACAATACTTGTGGGAGCAGAAGAATCCTACGAGGCGAGGTGCCGCCACTGTCACGAACTCAGATAG
- a CDS encoding ZIP family metal transporter yields MVAALAVTAIILTSLLATLGAFLLAFNPEKREAVLPYLIALSTGAIFGGVFIHLIFKYINKYGFTRLTGLTIASTIGGMLFLEKIIHWHCHHSESDKEPFSYMVLFGDAIHNIFDGIIIASGFVISTQAGIVATIGIILHKIPKEIGDFATLVTGGFSEREALLFNFGVGVFMLLGGGVVLLFQGSAVVESVLLPVAIGSLIYIGGTDLFPEIKEHHLNNFYLAVSFFTGVAVMYAIVLIKPALG; encoded by the coding sequence GTGGTAGCAGCACTAGCCGTAACGGCAATAATATTAACCAGTCTTTTAGCCACTCTAGGAGCTTTTCTGCTTGCTTTTAACCCGGAAAAGCGGGAGGCCGTTCTGCCGTACCTGATTGCTTTATCCACGGGAGCGATCTTCGGTGGAGTCTTTATTCACCTAATTTTCAAGTATATCAACAAGTATGGTTTCACGCGCTTGACCGGTCTGACGATCGCTTCGACGATCGGAGGAATGCTCTTCCTTGAAAAAATAATTCACTGGCACTGCCATCACAGCGAAAGCGACAAGGAGCCGTTTTCTTACATGGTCTTGTTCGGAGACGCCATCCACAACATCTTCGACGGCATAATAATCGCCTCAGGTTTTGTTATCTCAACGCAGGCAGGTATAGTCGCAACGATCGGCATAATACTTCACAAGATTCCAAAGGAGATCGGGGACTTCGCTACGCTTGTAACCGGTGGTTTTAGCGAAAGGGAGGCACTTCTTTTCAATTTCGGTGTCGGTGTTTTCATGCTTCTCGGTGGAGGAGTGGTTTTGCTTTTCCAGGGATCGGCGGTTGTTGAATCGGTTCTGCTGCCTGTTGCGATCGGATCTTTGATCTACATTGGAGGAACCGATCTTTTCCCGGAGATCAAAGAACACCACTTGAACAACTTCTATCTCGCGGTATCATTTTTCACTGGTGTCGCGGTTATGTATGCGATAGTACTGATAAAACCGGCTTTGGGCTGA
- a CDS encoding PRC-barrel domain-containing protein, which translates to MTENIIDFSDITEKDVFTKEGSYCGELKDIEINMGKFGVRAVVVGAKKGSYLAQKVGGAKNVVIPYHMVEAIDDIVLIKDFQTSDAQKEA; encoded by the coding sequence GTGACAGAGAACATCATTGACTTCTCCGACATTACAGAAAAAGACGTATTTACGAAAGAAGGATCGTACTGCGGCGAACTAAAGGATATAGAGATAAACATGGGGAAGTTCGGCGTCAGAGCCGTAGTTGTAGGTGCTAAGAAAGGTAGCTATCTTGCCCAGAAAGTCGGCGGGGCGAAAAACGTTGTTATTCCTTACCACATGGTTGAAGCCATCGACGATATCGTGCTGATCAAGGATTTCCAGACAAGCGATGCTCAAAAGGAAGCGTAA
- a CDS encoding helix-turn-helix domain-containing protein, with protein sequence MELLNLEGKDDRDVIFTVFGLNDLQKSIFQELEDHKLTVQEVASRVDRNRSTVQRALQELMEKDLIMREGRTDQTVYYLYTTLPLDDIKDLTRDALDDWHEQVKSKL encoded by the coding sequence ATGGAGTTGTTGAATTTAGAGGGGAAGGATGATAGAGATGTTATATTCACAGTTTTCGGCCTGAACGATCTTCAGAAGTCGATTTTCCAGGAGTTAGAGGACCACAAGCTTACGGTACAGGAGGTCGCATCCAGAGTTGATAGAAACCGATCGACTGTTCAAAGAGCTTTACAGGAGCTTATGGAAAAAGACCTGATTATGAGAGAAGGGCGCACAGATCAAACAGTATACTACCTTTACACCACGCTTCCGCTCGATGATATCAAGGATTTGACACGTGACGCGCTGGATGACTGGCACGAGCAGGTAAAATCAAAGCTTTGA
- the thiS gene encoding sulfur carrier protein ThiS — translation MKITLVRDDLEKEVEKDLELDDGSTVKDLLEEQGIASEEVLVSIDGTVVSKSRVLEDGDSIRVFDVIAGG, via the coding sequence ATCAAAATAACTCTCGTAAGAGATGATCTGGAAAAAGAAGTCGAAAAAGACCTCGAGTTGGATGACGGATCCACGGTAAAGGACTTGCTTGAGGAACAGGGCATTGCTTCCGAGGAGGTCTTGGTATCGATCGATGGAACGGTTGTATCGAAAAGTCGGGTTCTTGAGGACGGTGACTCGATTAGAGTCTTCGATGTTATAGCAGGGGGCTAA
- a CDS encoding MazG nucleotide pyrophosphohydrolase domain-containing protein, whose product MRDAQRRVEEFVRENQLRGKTAFRILDLAAEIGEIAGDAAKSAGYGVKEDEIEVKEDEIGDALFSLLRVASDLGIDAEEALEKSLAKYKSRIEEKGDPGSK is encoded by the coding sequence ATGAGAGATGCTCAGCGTCGTGTTGAAGAGTTTGTCCGTGAAAACCAGCTCCGGGGTAAGACTGCGTTCAGAATACTTGATCTGGCTGCGGAAATAGGGGAAATAGCCGGGGATGCGGCTAAATCTGCGGGTTATGGGGTTAAAGAGGATGAAATTGAAGTCAAAGAAGATGAGATAGGAGATGCTCTTTTCTCACTTCTCAGAGTTGCCTCTGATCTAGGGATTGACGCTGAAGAAGCCTTGGAAAAATCTCTAGCCAAGTACAAATCAAGAATTGAAGAAAAAGGGGATCCTGGATCAAAATAA
- a CDS encoding DNA-3-methyladenine glycosylase family protein — MRHELNPETFDLEQTLTCGQTFCWHRFEGQLYDEDGEKRFYSFVKDQPVIVEEKDGKVIVETPLEKQEVEEALGLHKDVDKIFDNFPEDERIEKAREEFEGLRIIQDEFFPCLISYLMSPQMRIPRIKKMFNKIAEQHGEKIEYKGETLLKFPDHETLLELSEDELRDIGVGYRAKYIAESMKILEEFEHTDLDDMSYEEAREEMKKLYGVGDKVADCVLLFSKDFTEAAPLDTWAKKALKSQFPELHSEDYDEASVNIREYFGSDAGYALEYVFHAARNGVLEVEDE; from the coding sequence GTGAGACACGAATTAAATCCTGAAACCTTCGATCTCGAACAAACACTTACCTGTGGACAGACATTCTGCTGGCACAGATTTGAAGGCCAGCTCTACGACGAAGACGGCGAAAAACGGTTTTACAGCTTTGTAAAAGACCAACCTGTTATAGTTGAGGAAAAAGACGGAAAAGTAATTGTAGAAACTCCTCTGGAAAAACAGGAGGTCGAGGAAGCCCTTGGGCTTCACAAAGACGTAGATAAGATCTTCGATAACTTTCCAGAGGACGAAAGGATCGAGAAAGCCAGAGAAGAGTTCGAGGGCCTGCGTATAATTCAAGACGAGTTTTTCCCGTGCCTGATCAGCTACCTGATGTCTCCGCAGATGAGGATTCCACGTATCAAGAAAATGTTTAATAAGATAGCTGAGCAACACGGAGAAAAAATCGAGTACAAAGGAGAGACATTATTGAAGTTCCCGGATCACGAGACACTGTTAGAGCTATCGGAGGACGAGCTTAGAGACATAGGCGTAGGCTACCGAGCGAAGTACATCGCAGAATCGATGAAAATACTTGAAGAGTTCGAACACACCGATCTCGACGATATGAGCTATGAAGAGGCGCGTGAGGAGATGAAAAAACTTTACGGTGTAGGAGATAAGGTAGCGGACTGTGTGCTGCTTTTCTCAAAGGATTTTACGGAGGCAGCGCCGCTGGATACCTGGGCGAAAAAAGCGTTGAAATCCCAGTTCCCCGAGCTACATTCTGAAGACTACGATGAAGCCTCCGTTAATATCCGAGAGTACTTCGGTTCCGATGCCGGCTACGCGCTAGAATATGTTTTCCATGCAGCCAGAAACGGCGTCTTGGAGGTCGAAGATGAATAA
- a CDS encoding lamin tail domain-containing protein yields MTSVVQAAAAASVLVGLVSIPAVSKTAVEPSAMSAEMPNISDNSTTSEVSKTVSTDGFRAQVQTAFTEFTTNVRPEEANATVQSAASRLQVEKQAGKTVWKLSTSTGSMKLVQTPQKVLEEVETPSGTLRKVRAGGTVSTSFEGADREAVESARQDLKELLEKKKAEIDRKREKFGEGSSTVSSSLELRANESTGSGYGNNTREHVVLVNNGESVDLEGWELGNNNPEFAELGDVTVSNGESVRIYSSDIDTDGITDTGLTWENGGDTAKLRNPDGELVAEKSY; encoded by the coding sequence ATGACATCAGTTGTACAGGCAGCAGCCGCTGCATCGGTTCTAGTAGGTCTGGTCTCTATACCCGCAGTATCAAAGACTGCGGTCGAGCCTTCCGCAATGAGTGCGGAGATGCCTAATATCTCCGATAACTCGACGACAAGTGAAGTCTCGAAGACCGTAAGCACTGATGGATTCAGAGCTCAGGTACAGACAGCTTTCACGGAGTTTACAACCAACGTCAGGCCTGAAGAGGCAAATGCCACGGTACAGTCTGCCGCTTCAAGGCTACAGGTGGAAAAACAAGCAGGCAAGACAGTCTGGAAGCTTTCAACGTCTACAGGCTCGATGAAGCTTGTTCAAACACCCCAGAAAGTACTTGAAGAAGTTGAAACTCCTAGTGGCACACTTCGAAAAGTACGTGCCGGAGGAACCGTAAGCACAAGCTTCGAAGGCGCTGACAGAGAAGCTGTTGAATCCGCCCGTCAAGATCTCAAGGAGCTACTTGAAAAGAAAAAAGCAGAAATCGACAGAAAGAGAGAAAAGTTCGGAGAAGGCTCCAGTACAGTTTCCAGTAGCTTAGAGCTAAGAGCCAACGAATCAACTGGTTCTGGCTACGGTAACAACACCAGAGAACACGTTGTACTTGTTAACAACGGAGAATCAGTCGATCTTGAAGGCTGGGAGCTCGGGAATAATAACCCTGAGTTCGCCGAACTCGGAGACGTTACGGTCTCAAACGGAGAGTCGGTCAGAATCTACTCGAGTGACATCGATACAGACGGCATCACAGACACAGGACTTACATGGGAGAACGGAGGAGACACAGCAAAGCTCAGAAACCCTGACGGAGAGCTTGTAGCTGAGAAAAGCTACTGA
- a CDS encoding AI-2E family transporter encodes MDVQKAFLLILTGLLTVVAWLMVRPFLGYILASVLLAFMLHPVHKKTRKYLGDSISSITVVLLAVLAAIIPLTLASAAVVNDASDLSEDLNSTDVVNTTVLEEQFHRYTGQDIDIERLTEETTNRFTSLVFGNFSRILNVVGNMFIGFTLMTFLSYYLLKDGDSFIRWVKDLTPVSENIQSDLYDQINRSTWAVLKGHVLVAVIQGAVAGIGLAATGVPNAVFWTFVMIMLGFIPIIGTAGVWVPAVGYLVLVGRVNAAILLFLYGTIMVGLVDNIVRPLAVDRSANIHPAVIIIGVLGGLHIFGAIGLFIGPVVLGALKSILMVFTRYYTRS; translated from the coding sequence ATGGATGTGCAGAAAGCGTTCTTGCTGATTCTGACAGGGCTTTTGACGGTTGTCGCATGGCTCATGGTACGTCCATTTCTCGGATACATACTAGCGTCTGTGCTTTTAGCATTCATGCTACATCCTGTCCACAAGAAAACCCGGAAATACCTTGGAGACAGTATTTCAAGCATAACTGTGGTTTTACTGGCTGTTCTAGCAGCTATAATACCTTTAACACTTGCTTCTGCCGCAGTCGTAAATGACGCCAGCGATTTATCTGAAGACTTAAACAGTACTGACGTTGTAAACACCACGGTACTTGAAGAACAGTTCCACCGATACACCGGACAGGATATAGATATAGAAAGACTTACAGAGGAGACAACAAATCGCTTCACATCTCTCGTGTTCGGAAACTTCTCTAGAATACTTAATGTAGTTGGAAACATGTTTATAGGATTTACTCTAATGACTTTCCTCTCATATTACTTACTGAAGGATGGAGACTCGTTTATTAGATGGGTCAAAGATCTAACTCCTGTATCTGAGAACATACAGAGCGATCTTTACGATCAGATCAATCGCTCGACCTGGGCGGTGCTTAAAGGCCATGTGCTTGTCGCTGTAATACAGGGAGCGGTCGCAGGAATCGGACTGGCCGCAACAGGTGTTCCAAACGCTGTGTTCTGGACGTTTGTCATGATAATGCTAGGATTTATACCGATAATAGGAACTGCAGGTGTCTGGGTGCCTGCTGTAGGATACCTAGTTCTGGTAGGCCGCGTCAACGCTGCTATACTGCTCTTCCTGTACGGAACAATCATGGTTGGGCTTGTAGATAACATTGTCAGGCCGCTCGCAGTAGACCGCTCGGCGAATATTCATCCTGCAGTCATAATCATCGGCGTGTTGGGAGGACTACACATATTCGGAGCTATAGGTCTTTTCATCGGTCCTGTAGTTCTTGGGGCGCTCAAATCAATTCTTATGGTCTTTACCAGATACTATACTCGCTCCTAA
- a CDS encoding tripartite tricarboxylate transporter permease has protein sequence MIEYLAATVLGVAFGVFTGLVPGIHSNTVVFVSMPFYFRYSPSLMAYMSFIAAVSVAHTFHDFLPSIFFGLAEAETALAALPGPRMAAQGRGLEAFARTVSGGLYTVTGFLVLAPVLFLVVEPLYGFLSTYMFYILVFFLGFAVFRSENMFASVTIVALSGLLGVLTFNSNVNQSYALMPVFSGLFSAPAIVKGISNELNLPEQRKNLETDFDLPGVSTGFLSGLAAGLLPGIGSAISTSFFSPLIEEENQFLTAMGAVNTADIFFSFVALMMIGKSRSGASVALNYLSSFNYAQAVFLIGVSVFAAGLSGFTVFRVAKYFLKVVDGFKFAHILSATGLTVLGVSFYLTGVLGILILLTSSMIGYAASIKGERKSCMAVLIVPAMKFYATGLIV, from the coding sequence ATGATCGAATACCTGGCCGCCACTGTTTTAGGGGTCGCATTCGGAGTATTTACCGGTCTGGTACCGGGCATACACTCGAATACTGTTGTTTTCGTATCGATGCCGTTTTACTTCCGTTACTCTCCTTCTCTCATGGCATACATGAGTTTTATCGCAGCGGTCTCAGTCGCACACACGTTCCACGATTTTCTGCCGTCTATATTCTTCGGTCTCGCGGAGGCAGAAACTGCTCTCGCAGCGCTTCCAGGTCCACGGATGGCAGCACAGGGAAGAGGGCTTGAAGCATTCGCTAGAACAGTATCGGGCGGTTTATACACCGTAACAGGGTTTTTGGTTCTCGCACCGGTACTTTTTCTCGTAGTTGAACCTCTCTATGGCTTTCTCTCAACTTACATGTTCTACATACTGGTGTTTTTCCTTGGCTTTGCGGTATTTCGTTCAGAAAACATGTTTGCCTCAGTTACTATCGTAGCTCTTTCCGGTTTATTAGGTGTTTTAACCTTTAATTCTAATGTTAACCAGTCTTATGCGCTGATGCCTGTTTTCTCCGGGCTTTTTTCTGCCCCAGCAATTGTCAAAGGCATATCTAATGAACTCAATCTACCTGAGCAGCGAAAAAATCTGGAAACCGACTTTGATCTCCCCGGAGTTTCTACAGGTTTTCTATCAGGCTTGGCTGCCGGACTTTTACCAGGTATCGGCTCTGCTATCTCCACATCCTTTTTCTCGCCGTTAATTGAGGAGGAAAACCAGTTTCTAACCGCGATGGGGGCTGTAAATACCGCGGATATATTTTTCTCATTTGTAGCGTTAATGATGATAGGTAAGTCGCGTTCAGGAGCGTCAGTGGCTTTGAACTATCTTTCAAGTTTCAATTATGCTCAGGCAGTATTTTTAATCGGTGTATCTGTGTTTGCCGCAGGCTTGTCCGGCTTTACAGTCTTCAGGGTAGCGAAGTATTTCCTCAAGGTTGTTGATGGATTCAAATTCGCTCATATTTTATCCGCTACCGGTTTGACTGTTCTCGGAGTAAGTTTCTATCTTACAGGAGTCCTAGGGATTTTAATTCTCCTGACGTCTTCAATGATCGGCTATGCGGCTTCTATAAAAGGAGAGCGTAAAAGCTGTATGGCTGTTCTCATAGTGCCTGCGATGAAGTTTTACGCAACCGGTTTAATTGTTTAG
- a CDS encoding nascent polypeptide-associated complex protein has translation MSQMMKQLGMDMEEIDADKVEITVGEKKLVFNSPEISKIEAQGQEIFQLQGGYTEETEVSSEDIELVVDKTGCSESEAKEALEENEDVASAVMDLQ, from the coding sequence ATGTCGCAGATGATGAAGCAGCTAGGAATGGATATGGAAGAAATCGATGCCGATAAGGTAGAGATCACCGTAGGCGAGAAGAAACTGGTTTTCAACTCTCCTGAGATCTCGAAGATCGAGGCACAGGGACAGGAGATTTTCCAGCTACAGGGCGGGTACACCGAGGAAACAGAGGTTAGCTCCGAGGACATCGAGCTTGTAGTCGATAAGACCGGCTGCTCTGAGTCAGAGGCAAAGGAAGCTCTTGAAGAAAATGAAGACGTTGCCTCAGCAGTCATGGATCTTCAGTAG